The Cydia amplana chromosome 19, ilCydAmpl1.1, whole genome shotgun sequence genome includes a window with the following:
- the LOC134657011 gene encoding cytochrome P450 4C1-like: MFLLLALACVALAWWALWRTRRRRLLALADQLPGPPALPVLGNALMLIRNPEGIFVIFENLKQEYGRAFRFWLGLDLNYCISEPDYVKILLQSRKLNERGPQYKYMVDFLGYGILSGSGPVWRKRRKLISPNYNHKAIENYSYVFNEETGILLQRLRARPAGESFNIYEEVVKTTTYTVCQTLFGLSREQTLSLPYLQEIVNETHQMYAEAFMRMTKWYLQIEPYYWLSQYYPRHKKFIQKTKHMADAVVKHRVKKLDDTSLIELDDSEIANKHDMFSTADKLILAKSIDYDDMLKQIFTIFTTSQETSANIASFLLLMMAYHPECQEKLYAEIKEVFGEEDRHVTDEDVKRMPYLDMVFKEVVRLFPIAAMVQRTVMEDIDISHGVTLPAGSSLIVLIFHMHRDEQFWLDPDAFDPERFSPERSAARHPYCYIPFSLGSMNCLGRHFGTKLVKTICIRVLREFRLTSPETYADLKLLCAVSVESVNGYPVFLNPRLN, translated from the exons ATGTTCCTGTTATTAGCATTGGCGTGTGTGGCGCTGGCGTGGTGGGCGCTGTGGCGTACGCGGCGCCGGCGGCTGCTGGCGCTGGCCGACCAGCTGCCAGGCCCGCCAGCACTGCCCGTGCTCGGCAACGCCCTAATGTTGATTAGAAATCCAGAAG GAATATTCGTCATTTTTGAGAACCTCAAGCAGGAGTACGGCCGTGCATTCAGATTCTGGCTGGGACTCGATCTCAATTATTGTATCTCAGAACCTGATTACGTCAAA ATTCTTCTTCAAagcagaaaattaaacgaaagagGCCCGCAATACAAATACATGGTAGATTTCCTAGGCTATGGTATTCTTAGCGGATCAG GTCCAGTATGGCGGAAGCGCAGAAAGCTAATCAGCCCGAATTATAACCATAAAGCTATAGAAAACTACAGTTATGTATTCAATGAAGAAACTGGCATCTTACTGCAGAGACTCAGGGCGCGACCTGCGGGGGAATCATTTAATATCTACGAAGAAGTCGTCAAAACGACCACCTACACGGTCTGCC AAACCTTATTCGGCTTGAGCAGAGAACAAACGTTGAGCCTCCCATATCTTCAGGAAATAGTTAATGAAACACATCA GATGTACGCAGAAGCGTTCATGAGAATGACAAAATGGTATCTACAAATTGAGCCTTACTACTGGCTTTCACAGTACTACCCAAGACATAAAAAGTTCatacaaaaaacaaaacacatgGCGGACGCTGTAGTCAAACATAGAGTTAAAAAACTAGATGATACAAGCTTAATTGAACTGGACGACAGCGAAATTGCTAACAAGCATGATATGTTTAGTACTGCGGATAAGTTAATTTTGGCAAAATCAATCGATTATGATGATatgttaaaacaaatatttactatatttacaACG AGTCAGGAAACATCAGCGAATATTGCTTCTTTCTTACTACTGATGATGGCCTACCACCCCGAATgcc AGGAAAAACTGTACGCAGAGATAAAGGAAGTATTTGGTGAAGAAGACCGGCATGTGACCGATGAGGATGTCAAGCGCATGCCGTACTTGGACATGGTATTCAAGGAGGTCGTCCGGCTGTTTCCGATCGCGGCGATGGTGCAGCGCACGGTTATGGAAGATATCGATATTA GTCACGGCGTCACGCTCCCAGCAGGCAGTTCCCTGATCGTGCTGATATTCCACATGCACCGTGACGAGCAGTTCTGGCTGGACCCGGATGCCTTCGACCCAGAGCGGTTCAGCCCTGAGCGTTCCGCGGCGCGCCACCCCTACTGCTACATCCCTTTCAGCTTGGGCTCCATGAACTGTTTAG GAAGACACTTCGGCACCAAACTGGTGAAGACCATCTGCATCCGGGTTCTGCGCGAGTTCAGGCTGACCTCCCCGGAGACGTACGCGGATCTCAAGCTGCTGTGCGCCGTGTCAGTCGAGTCTGTCAACGGATATCCAGTGTTCTTGAACCCTAGACTAAACTAA